The following DNA comes from Pseudorasbora parva isolate DD20220531a chromosome 8, ASM2467924v1, whole genome shotgun sequence.
acagagctcgctgatagattaaacattcgccgtatccggtcggctaaaactctgaacacatcttccctttttaagaatgacttcagtgccgctctttgttcttttctcagagaaaaccttaactccaagtcttccagagttgcggtcaaagctgattcgaaagaccgccgccgttcgccagtttctgtgttaactagaagcacgcaaacgcaactcggccgtcgtcattatggccccgcctgccgactctatacacgacgtgattgggccgtccagattttgaggaacacagctcagtatggtattgagagttgctagacaacacttgcgggcaaattaaatttgctgctgctagggtgcgtctagatttctaggctagaagaTTGACAGAATAAtgatcatacactgtttgttaataggccagaggagaactggcaccccgactgagtctggtttctcccaaggtttatttttctccatcatgccctgctGGAGATTTGGTtccttggcttgctcagttggggacacttaatcatgatcaaagttatttaactaaatatacaataaaaaattaattaattgggttattaattcattttatttaaattaattgtataaactataatactgatctgccaacattgtcgctatatgataaaagaaaataagctgataacatcactgttttctatAGAAcagctgtacagccaaatcaaattttgttgcagtattgtcctgtttaacactgtgaagctgctttgaaacaatcggcattgtaaaagcactatataaataaagttgattgattgattgattgattgattgataaatcGGCCATTGTGTACTATGAATATTGTTGGCTTTGTGAGAAATTTATTCCTCTATTGATGCTCTgtataaaagtgtctgctaactGCATACATTTAGATCACTATATAAAACTAATTGATCAACTGTCTTTGTGTTTATGATTGCCACTCCACTGTGATCTTACGTTCTTTGCAGAGAGATGGGCCATGGTATGTTCGCTTGCAGAGGGTGCAGAAGACGAACTGGCATGAGGGGCAGATGCCCATGTTGGCATCAGGCTCGATCATCACAGCCATGCAGCAACTCATGTTTGGACAATAAACAACATCTGGCATTAGGTTCAGACTCGACTGCAGAAGGAGGCGATCATAGCGGGCAAATTCATCTTCGCCCACGAGAAGCTTCACCTATAGTAGAATAGTAGGCATTAGTTTTTTCTTAAACAGCTGTAGAAACAGCTATAGTCCGTAATAGTCAAAGCCTTTTCATAGCTCATACTAATGTTCAAGAAAAAAGTACCTGTGCAGGAGAAGCCATGGACATACACTCAGGCTCAGGGCAGGTAAGGGACTGGACTTGGCCATCTCTAATCTGGACCTGAAAGTATTCCTTCACGCAGGCCTTGCAGAAGACATGCTGGCACTCCTTGAAGAGCAAAGAGTTGGAACCAAGATTCTCAGAGAAGCAGATTCCACAGCAAAAAAACTTGCCATCAAACACCTTCTGTTTCTGAGCTTCATTAAAATCCAGCAGCTGGGTAAGTATATCTGTGTGAGGGTCAAATTCTTGAACCGCTCTTTGGTCCAACTCTTGCACTTTACTCTTTTCTACAGCAGTGTCTACTGCTTGGTTCTGACCAGATTCATATTGAGGCTGCCCACCAATGGTTTGGATCTCGAGTGGAGATTGGATGTTCAGAAATTCAAGAGTTTCTTCTTTTAGAAACTGGATCCAGGTAAAAAGAACCACATTGCCCCTGTTCTCTTCCCACAGTTCGTCCAGTCTCTTGCAAAGTGCGGTGATCTTTTAGACATTAAATAACTTATTAATTGAACAGAGATTATTTATCTTCAGAGCTATGTCATTATCATTAGGACAAATCAGgtccaaaaataaaagtaattccataaatataaattatttaattatttaatgttacCATTTAAATACACTAGCTCAGATGCTAAAATACAAACCTGGACTCTTGAAAGCCATTTGGAGCTTAGAGTAAAGACTGGAGCTGATGATGAAGGGTAGTCTGTAGGTAGTTCAAAACTCAGAACCAAGGGGGGTAGAAAGGACATTGCACACTCTATGCATGCCTCCCCTATGAAAAATATGCACAACACATAAAGACTATGGAGAATAGATGCATTAGAGCTCCaaaattaattgaattaattaaataaaaattgtactatataatcaaataaatatagttatattttttatcttacacgagttacaatttaaaaagtcagaattgtgagatataaactcgcagttgaaaaaaacaaatcatACCACTCTTTTGAACAGTTTGAatgcaaataattttttttacagtttgggGGGGAGGGGGGCATCATTGTTGAGTGTGAGAACTGTATCATGTTTATCATGATCGTTTACAGTAGCTTATAATAGTTTAACatacaatattatttaaaaaaaaaaatcaaaatcctGCATAAAATCTTACCCCTGACTAGCAGTCTGAAGTTGGGAGGAAGCTCAAGGCACAGATGGATCTTGCCACTCTGTTTTGATTCTGTCCTGTGAAACTCCTCTTCATCATATATGCTCGCTAGAGCCAGCAGTTCATCTGTTTGTGCTTCCTGGTTGGCTGACATTTGAAAACTCTTGAGATCTATATGAAAACAAGTATAGTAAAACTTCTCCAATGGATTGATAGACTGCTAtctgccaaagtgatgcatgaCAGTGCAAAAACAGGGACTCTGGAATACCTACTGCAGGTGTGCCCAATACTGTTCATGGAGATCTATAGTTCAGATCCAAACCTTATCAAACACATCTGTCTGTATCAAGTGCTCCTTATTTAAGTTACTCACCCCAAGGCCATCAAAATAATACCCTTATTTGTTTACTGGAGCCATGTGGACCCCTTTGAAGCTGCCTAAATATGGATTTTGGATGATCAAAAATGGTCTACATTGGGCACCGCTCACTTGCATTAGTTTAAACTCAGTCCTAGAGGGGCATTGTCCTGTAGGGTTTTGATCCTGGCTTACAGGACTGCCACTGGAAAAGTAATGCTGAAAACAGCTTGTGGTATGTGTAGGAATGAGATCCCCCGTAAGACAGTGCAAGCTCAGCCATTATCGCGAAATAAACACTCAGCTCTCGTCTCCTATGGGGAAATGCGCTGCAAATAATTTCGCTGTAGCGATTAAAGACGATAGAGAACTCGTTGAAAGAAAGGAGCCGAGATGAATTAACGGCCACATTTCTTAAAGTAACAAAGAAGTTATAGTAGAAGATTTTATTATTGAAATGAATGTAAAATAAGCTGTATTGAAGACACTATTAGATGTATGCTGAGGTTGCGTTTGCCCTGTATTAAGTTTGTGTGGACGTTGACAACGTGCTCTAAAATGACATGCAGAAGATGCATGATTGACAGAAAAAGAACTTGGAATGTGGTGACGTGAGCCAGGAAACCAACTGGAAAACTAGCTGAAGGTTGTTACCATTTTGGGAAAGCAGCTTTGTATATATGCTAGGTAGACCAAAAGAACAGGAGTTGTCTCCTGCAGGAGAGTCTCGGCTTTGTTGATGTGAATAAAGCCTTTCTGAAATCAAATGATCTTTGAGAAATTATTTTTGCAAGAAGAAAATTTCCAACATTAGCTACATTAATTTGGTGGTCTGAAGTGGATGGAGGAAGTAAAGATAATAAGGCAGATAAATCCACATCCGCAACTGATAGAATTTGGGTCCTTTGCTACTTGTGCTCGCTTTGGCCTTCTGGAGGAAGAAGTCGATTTGGGAAAAAGGGAGGAAAATTGAAGCGACACATACAGTGTGTATAACTGTGCTTTAGTTATTTTCAGAGAGAAATGAACCTCTGCGCTGATGAGCGCTAAGGCTTAAGACTCTCCATTTCTCTGTCGCTGGAATTGTTGGATGGGCCGAGGCATAAGAAGATGCTGGAGTTGCTGGTCGGTGTCTTGTTGGAAGAGGTGAAGGTAATCCTCTGCGTCATGGAGAACGGGAAGCTGCCCGAATGGGCTGATGTCCAAGTATCGGCTACGGGGATTGAGAAATGGCATCCGGTGGAGCATGGGAGCTCATGACATCTGCATGAGGTGAAGATTCCTGGGAGATGAGGGTCTCATCGGCAGAAGGGTAGAGCTGGATTTCTGACATTTGCAGACAAGACTGGCAGACCAAATGCTGGAAAACTGTCAATGAACTTGGGTGAGTTGACTGGGTAGGGTATTTATGTAGTCCTTCATTTGTGCTGATTGGGTAGTCATGTTGATTGCTGATTGCTGACAGCTGGTTTGAATGACATGATGATTGGATAGATTATTTGAACATCCTCTCgaactttgttaataaaaacatcatttatTGTACTATGTTGTACATTTTTGTGTCCATTGCAGTCCTGGGTTAAGAAAATATGACGTAACATTGCAAACTGCAAATGGCTTATTCTGAGACACTGCTTATGATTTATTGGGGTTAAAAAAAGGAGTGTCTGGATTTGTACCAATATCCTATAGGgtggttgtgtacacacactTATATTCAAATCCCAtgtaaaagtaaattttgcataatCCTTTAACACTTACCTGTATGGGCAGTTGGGGCAGTGCCCCACCAACATTTATAATCTTAAAAAATATAGAACACTTTATAAAATTAATCATTCCTAAATTATgtgtttaacattatttaatacaaaaaaaatctgattttctAAACTGTTTTATGTCATAACGTGATATGGATATGTATTGGAAATTTAACACATGGCATTGTACGGCAGGTTGGCTCTGTAAAGTACTATGGGTGGCAGAGGGAGCTGCTGCCCTCAAGCTCAATGGCACCCCATATTTTTCCAAAGTAAATATGTGGTGAAAAATGGAAATGCACAGTGCCCTAACCGAGAACCATATGGGCCagactgatatatatatatatatatatatatatatatatatatatatatataaaaatatatatatatat
Coding sequences within:
- the LOC137084165 gene encoding E3 ubiquitin-protein ligase RNF14-like → MSANQEAQTDELLALASIYDEEEFHRTESKQSGKIHLCLELPPNFRLLVRGEACIECAMSFLPPLVLSFELPTDYPSSSAPVFTLSSKWLSRVQITALCKRLDELWEENRGNVVLFTWIQFLKEETLEFLNIQSPLEIQTIGGQPQYESGQNQAVDTAVEKSKVQELDQRAVQEFDPHTDILTQLLDFNEAQKQKVFDGKFFCCGICFSENLGSNSLLFKECQHVFCKACVKEYFQVQIRDGQVQSLTCPEPECMSMASPAQVKLLVGEDEFARYDRLLLQSSLNLMPDVVYCPNMSCCMAVMIEPDANMGICPSCQFVFCTLCKRTYHGPSLCKERELRRIRDEYLAASEKEKEQLEMNYEKERIQRAMEDSLSEDWVQENSKQCPSCGANIQKTMGCNKMTCSACKQYFCWICFQILNWRDPYSHYTDTSSPCYNQNE